Proteins encoded together in one Pseudomonas arsenicoxydans window:
- a CDS encoding OmpA family protein, with protein MSLTSKALGGLILAGCASLYGCAGQHSETALQQAGSDFQKVKEDSNVLRIAPKDVIRAGESLARADRLSSYWGSGADVVHYAYLSQRYSEIAREHTNQVLNEERAAKLELERQRLQLALRESKLLSVQQQGKWLEEQIVALATTQTDRGLVMTLGDVLFDTGEAELKNSANRVVLKIVQFLQLNPKRVVRIEGYTDSTGGKQDNLKLSRDRAQSVADVLMDLGIDDKRIKVEGYGDEYPVDVNASERGRAQNRRVEIVFSDEKGQLGAAR; from the coding sequence ATGAGCCTCACGTCCAAAGCACTCGGCGGTTTGATCCTCGCAGGTTGCGCGAGCCTTTATGGTTGCGCCGGTCAACACAGCGAGACCGCGCTGCAGCAGGCCGGCAGCGACTTCCAGAAGGTCAAGGAAGACTCCAACGTGCTGCGAATCGCTCCCAAGGATGTGATCCGCGCCGGTGAGTCCCTGGCCCGCGCCGACCGGCTTTCCAGCTATTGGGGCAGCGGTGCGGACGTGGTGCATTACGCGTACCTGAGCCAGCGCTACAGTGAAATCGCGCGTGAACATACCAATCAAGTACTCAACGAAGAGCGCGCGGCGAAGCTCGAACTGGAGCGTCAGCGCCTGCAACTGGCCTTGCGTGAGTCCAAGTTGCTCAGCGTGCAGCAGCAGGGCAAGTGGCTCGAAGAACAGATCGTTGCACTGGCGACCACGCAGACCGATCGCGGTCTGGTGATGACCCTGGGTGACGTGCTGTTCGATACAGGTGAGGCGGAGTTGAAGAACTCGGCGAACCGTGTGGTGCTCAAGATCGTGCAATTCCTGCAACTCAATCCCAAGCGTGTGGTTCGCATCGAGGGCTACACCGACAGCACTGGCGGCAAACAGGACAACCTCAAGCTGTCCCGTGACCGTGCGCAGTCAGTAGCGGATGTGCTGATGGACCTGGGTATCGACGATAAACGTATCAAAGTCGAAGGCTACGGCGATGAATACCCGGTGGATGTGAACGCTTCCGAGCGTGGTCGCGCGCAGAACCGACGGGTGGAAATTGTGTTCTCCGACGAAAAAGGCCAGCTCGGCGCCGCCCGCTAA
- a CDS encoding osmoprotectant NAGGN system M42 family peptidase, producing the protein MTSKIPEPDLNYLQKVLLEMLAIPSPTGFTDTIVRYVAERLEELGIPFEMTRRGTIRATLKGKKNSPDRAVSAHLDTIGAAVRAVKDNGRLTLAPVGCWSSRFAEGSRVSLFTDNGVIRGSVLPLMASGHAFNTAVDEMPISWDHIELRLDAYCATRADCDSLGISVGDFVAFDPLPEFTESGHISARHLDDKAGVAALLAAMKAIVDSGAELMIDCHPLFTITEETGSGAAAALPWDVSEFVGIDIAPVAPGQHSSEHAVSVAMQDSGGPYDYHLSRHLLRLASENELPVRRDLFRYYFSDAHSAVTAGHDIRTALLAFGCDATHGYERTHIDSLAALSRLLGAYILSPPVFASDAQPAKGSLDRFSHQIEHDAQMESDTRVPSVDSLVGQRSES; encoded by the coding sequence ATGACCAGCAAAATCCCTGAACCGGATCTCAACTACCTGCAAAAAGTCTTGCTCGAAATGCTCGCCATTCCCAGCCCGACCGGGTTTACCGACACCATTGTGCGTTACGTCGCCGAGCGCCTTGAAGAGCTGGGCATTCCATTCGAAATGACCCGGCGCGGTACGATCCGCGCAACGCTCAAGGGCAAGAAGAACAGCCCAGATCGCGCGGTTTCCGCCCACCTCGACACCATCGGTGCGGCGGTGCGTGCCGTGAAAGACAATGGTCGACTCACCTTGGCGCCGGTCGGTTGCTGGTCCAGCCGATTTGCCGAGGGCAGCCGTGTCAGCCTGTTCACCGACAACGGCGTGATCCGCGGCAGCGTATTGCCGTTGATGGCCTCGGGGCACGCGTTCAACACGGCGGTGGATGAGATGCCGATCAGCTGGGATCACATTGAATTGCGCCTGGACGCTTATTGCGCGACCCGTGCCGATTGCGACTCACTGGGCATCAGCGTGGGCGATTTTGTCGCCTTCGACCCGCTGCCCGAATTCACCGAAAGCGGCCACATCAGTGCTCGCCACCTGGACGACAAGGCCGGCGTCGCGGCACTGCTGGCGGCCATGAAAGCAATCGTCGACAGCGGCGCAGAGTTGATGATCGACTGCCATCCCCTGTTCACCATCACCGAAGAAACCGGCAGCGGCGCCGCGGCGGCATTGCCTTGGGACGTCAGCGAATTTGTCGGCATCGACATCGCACCGGTCGCCCCCGGCCAGCATTCCAGCGAGCACGCGGTGAGCGTCGCCATGCAGGATTCCGGCGGTCCCTATGACTATCACCTGTCACGGCACCTGCTTCGATTAGCCAGTGAAAACGAGCTGCCGGTGCGCCGTGACTTGTTCCGTTATTACTTCAGCGACGCGCATTCGGCGGTGACAGCCGGCCACGACATTCGTACCGCCCTGCTCGCCTTCGGCTGTGACGCTACTCACGGCTATGAACGTACGCACATCGACAGCCTGGCAGCGCTCAGCCGATTGCTGGGTGCCTATATTCTGAGTCCGCCGGTATTTGCCAGCGATGCTCAGCCGGCGAAGGGATCGCTGGACCGGTTCAGTCATCAGATCGAACACGACGCGCAGATGGAAAGCGATACGCGGGTGCCGTCGGTGGACAGTCTGGTGGGGCAGCGCTCCGAGAGCTGA
- a CDS encoding DUF3309 family protein: MDMGTILIVILILLLVGGLPVFPHSRSWGYGPSGIIGVVLVVLLILLLLGKI, translated from the coding sequence ATAGACATGGGCACAATTCTTATCGTTATTCTGATTCTTCTACTGGTAGGTGGTTTGCCGGTCTTCCCACACTCCAGAAGTTGGGGTTATGGCCCGTCGGGTATCATCGGCGTGGTATTGGTAGTGCTGTTGATTCTGCTGTTACTCGGCAAGATCTAA
- the ngg gene encoding N-acetylglutaminylglutamine synthetase, which yields MKPNATAYSQRLLRGQSPTYERLQARLAEDGSELGTAPIAVHCGWGRLLIGHTFPDPASLAQELLNEQPGERDIALYVAAPQQVLGLEPAQLFLDPSDTLRLWFSDYRQSTRVFRGFRIRRAQSETDWEAINQLYHARGMLPIDAHLLTPRHQGGPVYWLAEDEDSGAIIGSVMGLNHHKAFNDPENGSSLWCLAVDPHCSRPGVGEVLVRHLIEHFMSRGLSYLDLSVLHDNRQAKSLYAKLGFRNLPTFAIKRKNGINQPLFLGPGPEAEFNPYARIIVEEAHRRGIDVHVDDANAGMFTLSHGGRRVRCRESLSDLTSAISMSLCQDKSLTHKVLKAAGLNLPSQQLAGNADDNLAFLDEHERVVVKPLDGEQGQGVAVDLQTIEDIQQAIDAARQFDSRVLLESFHEGLDLRILVIGFEVVAAAIRRPAEVVGDGQHSIGALIEAQSRRRQAATSGESKIPLDHETQRTLQAAGYDYNSILPAGEHLFVRRTANLHTGGVLEDVTAILHPTLVDAAVRAARALDIPMVGLDLLVPAADQPEYVFIEANERAGLANHEPQPTAERFVDLLFPHSQPAAS from the coding sequence ATGAAACCTAACGCCACGGCGTATAGCCAACGCTTGTTGCGCGGTCAGTCGCCTACTTATGAACGCTTGCAGGCGCGACTGGCCGAAGACGGCAGTGAACTGGGCACCGCGCCCATTGCGGTGCATTGCGGCTGGGGCCGATTGCTGATCGGCCACACGTTTCCTGATCCGGCGAGCCTCGCCCAGGAGTTGCTCAATGAGCAGCCGGGCGAGCGAGACATTGCGCTGTACGTCGCCGCCCCCCAGCAAGTGTTGGGGCTGGAGCCGGCTCAACTGTTCCTCGACCCATCCGACACGTTGCGTCTATGGTTCAGCGATTACCGTCAGTCAACGCGCGTGTTTCGTGGTTTCAGGATTCGCCGCGCCCAGAGCGAAACAGACTGGGAGGCGATCAATCAGCTGTATCACGCACGCGGCATGTTGCCCATCGATGCACATCTCCTGACGCCGCGCCATCAAGGTGGCCCGGTTTATTGGCTGGCTGAAGATGAGGACAGCGGCGCAATCATTGGCAGTGTCATGGGCCTCAATCACCACAAGGCCTTCAACGACCCGGAAAACGGCAGCAGCCTTTGGTGCCTGGCGGTGGATCCGCACTGTTCGCGGCCCGGCGTCGGTGAAGTGCTGGTACGCCACCTGATCGAACACTTCATGAGCCGTGGCCTGAGCTACTTGGACTTGTCGGTGCTGCACGACAACCGTCAGGCTAAAAGTCTTTATGCCAAGCTCGGTTTCCGCAACCTCCCGACCTTTGCCATCAAGCGCAAGAATGGCATCAACCAGCCGTTGTTCCTCGGTCCGGGCCCGGAAGCCGAATTCAATCCGTATGCACGAATCATTGTCGAGGAAGCCCATCGCCGTGGCATCGATGTGCATGTCGATGATGCCAATGCCGGCATGTTCACCCTCAGTCATGGCGGACGTCGCGTACGTTGTCGCGAATCGTTGAGTGACCTGACCAGCGCCATCAGCATGAGCTTGTGCCAGGACAAAAGCCTGACGCATAAAGTGCTCAAGGCCGCCGGGCTGAACCTGCCGTCCCAGCAACTGGCGGGCAATGCCGATGACAACCTGGCCTTTCTCGATGAGCACGAACGGGTGGTGGTCAAACCTCTGGATGGCGAACAGGGCCAAGGCGTTGCCGTGGATCTGCAGACCATCGAGGACATTCAGCAAGCCATCGACGCGGCCCGCCAATTCGACAGCCGTGTGTTATTGGAAAGCTTCCACGAAGGCCTTGATCTGCGGATTCTGGTGATTGGTTTTGAAGTCGTCGCCGCGGCCATTCGCCGACCGGCCGAAGTGGTTGGCGATGGCCAGCATTCGATCGGTGCGCTGATCGAGGCCCAGAGTCGTCGTCGACAGGCCGCTACCAGCGGTGAAAGCAAAATCCCTCTGGACCACGAGACCCAGCGCACCTTGCAGGCGGCGGGTTACGACTACAACAGCATTCTGCCAGCCGGCGAGCATCTGTTCGTAAGGCGTACGGCGAATCTTCACACCGGTGGCGTCCTTGAGGATGTCACGGCGATCTTGCATCCGACCCTGGTGGATGCCGCCGTACGTGCCGCTCGGGCGCTGGACATTCCAATGGTCGGGCTCGACCTGTTGGTGCCTGCAGCGGATCAGCCGGAATACGTATTCATCGAAGCCAACGAGCGTGCGGGGCTGGCCAACCATGAACCGCAGCCGACGGCAGAGCGGTTCGTGGATTTGTTGTTTCCGCACAGTCAGCCAGCGGCTTCTTAA
- a CDS encoding LTA synthase family protein — protein MVNPDALSQQRASSRLLQPTVKSHLAYTLLCAFIMMVMFSLLRVALLVYNRSMILDTSASTFLEAFANGLRFDLRLVVYLSVPLLLALFSARAMAARGFFRLWLTVASSIALFLGLMEMDFYREFHQRLNGLVFQYVKEDPSTVMSMLWYGFPVVRYLLAWAFGTLILTLAFKGADRATRPRGPFSGGSIGTRQIAPWYARIMVFVVCLLVCVVAARGTLRQGPPLRWGDVYTTDSNFANQLGLNGTLSLIAAAKSRMSEERDNIWKATLPQPLAQQTVRDMLVMKDEKLVDAQTAAVRRDYTPPADKTLPIKNVVVILMESMAGHSVGALGGPGNITPYLDKLSKEGLLFDRFFSNGTHTHQGMFATMACFPNLPGFEYLMQTPEGSHKLSGLPQLLSARDYDDVYVYNGDFAWDNQSGFFSNQGMTNFIGRNDFVNPVFSDPTWGVSDQDMFDRGLVELKARENGKPFYALLQTLSNHTPYALPTPLPVERVTDRGSLNEHLTAMRYADWALGQFFEKARKEPYFKETLFVIVGDHGFGNEQQITEMDLGRFNVPMLMIAPGIQEKFGQRDHTVGTQIDIVPTIMGRIGGEVRHQCWGRDLLNLPEGDTGFGVIKPSGSEQTTAILTADQILVLPKEKEMEPKMYRYELGAKPHAEIVPNDPRTAELKLKLESFLQTATKSLLDNTAGVVDGKPD, from the coding sequence ATGGTTAACCCGGACGCCCTGAGTCAGCAGCGAGCTTCTAGTCGCCTGCTGCAACCGACCGTCAAATCGCATCTGGCCTACACGCTGCTGTGCGCTTTTATCATGATGGTCATGTTCAGCCTGCTGCGTGTTGCGCTGCTGGTCTACAACCGCTCGATGATTCTCGATACATCGGCGTCGACCTTCCTTGAAGCCTTCGCCAACGGCCTGCGTTTTGATCTGCGTCTGGTGGTCTACCTCAGCGTGCCGTTGCTGCTGGCGTTGTTCAGTGCCCGGGCGATGGCGGCACGCGGTTTTTTCCGCCTTTGGCTCACCGTCGCTTCGAGTATCGCGCTGTTTCTCGGCTTGATGGAAATGGACTTCTACCGCGAATTCCACCAGCGCCTCAACGGTCTGGTCTTCCAGTATGTGAAGGAAGACCCGTCTACCGTCATGAGCATGCTTTGGTATGGTTTTCCGGTGGTTCGCTACCTGCTGGCCTGGGCCTTCGGGACGCTGATCCTGACTCTCGCGTTCAAGGGTGCGGACCGTGCGACCCGGCCTCGTGGCCCATTCAGCGGCGGCAGCATCGGCACGCGCCAGATCGCCCCGTGGTACGCGCGCATCATGGTGTTCGTGGTCTGCCTGCTGGTCTGCGTGGTCGCCGCTCGTGGCACCTTGCGTCAGGGCCCGCCGCTGCGCTGGGGTGACGTCTACACCACCGATTCGAACTTCGCCAACCAGTTAGGCCTCAACGGCACCCTGTCGCTGATCGCGGCGGCCAAGAGCCGGATGTCCGAAGAGCGCGACAATATCTGGAAAGCCACGCTGCCGCAGCCTCTGGCTCAGCAGACCGTGCGTGACATGCTGGTGATGAAAGACGAAAAACTGGTGGACGCCCAAACCGCCGCCGTGCGTCGCGATTACACGCCACCGGCTGACAAGACCCTGCCGATCAAGAACGTGGTTGTGATCCTGATGGAAAGCATGGCCGGTCACTCGGTCGGCGCGCTGGGCGGCCCGGGCAACATTACGCCGTACCTCGACAAATTGTCGAAGGAAGGCCTGCTGTTCGACCGCTTCTTCTCCAACGGCACCCATACCCACCAGGGCATGTTCGCCACCATGGCCTGCTTCCCCAACCTGCCGGGTTTCGAATACCTGATGCAAACCCCGGAAGGCAGCCACAAACTGTCCGGCCTGCCGCAGTTGCTCAGTGCCCGTGACTACGACGATGTGTACGTCTACAACGGCGACTTCGCTTGGGATAACCAGTCGGGTTTCTTCAGCAACCAAGGTATGACCAACTTCATCGGTCGTAACGACTTCGTGAACCCGGTGTTCTCCGATCCGACGTGGGGTGTGTCCGACCAGGACATGTTCGACCGTGGCCTGGTAGAGCTCAAGGCGCGGGAAAACGGCAAGCCGTTCTATGCCCTGTTGCAGACGCTGTCCAACCACACTCCGTATGCCTTGCCGACGCCATTGCCGGTCGAGCGCGTGACTGATCGCGGCAGCCTCAACGAGCACTTGACCGCCATGCGTTACGCCGACTGGGCGTTGGGTCAGTTCTTCGAGAAGGCGCGTAAAGAGCCGTACTTCAAGGAAACCCTGTTTGTGATCGTGGGTGACCACGGTTTCGGTAACGAACAGCAAATCACCGAAATGGACCTGGGCCGTTTCAACGTACCGATGCTGATGATCGCGCCCGGTATCCAGGAAAAGTTCGGCCAGCGTGACCACACCGTGGGCACTCAGATCGACATCGTGCCGACCATCATGGGTCGTATCGGTGGCGAAGTGCGCCATCAGTGCTGGGGGCGTGACCTGCTCAACCTGCCTGAAGGCGACACCGGTTTTGGTGTGATCAAGCCATCGGGCAGCGAACAGACCACGGCCATTCTCACGGCTGACCAGATTCTGGTGCTGCCCAAAGAGAAGGAAATGGAGCCGAAGATGTACCGCTATGAATTGGGCGCTAAGCCGCACGCCGAGATCGTACCTAACGATCCACGCACCGCGGAGTTGAAGCTCAAGCTTGAATCGTTCCTGCAGACGGCGACCAAGAGCCTGCTCGACAATACCGCCGGTGTGGTAGACGGCAAGCCGGACTAA
- a CDS encoding YnfA family protein has translation MLNYLWFFLAALFEIAGCFAFWMWLRQGKSALWVIPALLSLTLFAVLLTRVEATYAGRAYAAYGGIYIVASIGWLAVVERIRPLGSDWLGVALCVIGASIILFGPRFSAS, from the coding sequence ATGCTCAATTACTTGTGGTTTTTCCTCGCGGCGCTGTTTGAAATCGCCGGTTGCTTCGCCTTCTGGATGTGGCTTCGTCAAGGTAAGAGCGCCTTGTGGGTCATACCGGCGCTGCTCAGCCTGACTTTGTTTGCGGTGTTGTTGACTCGGGTCGAAGCGACTTACGCGGGCCGCGCCTATGCCGCTTACGGTGGTATCTACATTGTTGCGTCGATCGGCTGGCTGGCGGTGGTCGAGCGGATTCGTCCTTTGGGCTCGGACTGGCTGGGTGTGGCGTTGTGCGTGATCGGGGCCAGCATCATTTTGTTCGGCCCGCGATTCTCTGCCTCCTGA
- a CDS encoding aminotransferase-like domain-containing protein produces the protein MTNLLLYQRIAQQLAEDIRRGVYQPGERVPSVRKMSSQLNVSHATVLQAYANLEDQGLIRARPQSGYYVHQTPALTAPTPDIARVERPGLVTRSSIIQQVLVESRREGVFPLGAAVPSVDYLPVRALHQQLAKVTRFHSPRAFSYMFSPGFEPLRRQVAIRMRDAGVVVDPSEVVITHGCVDALQMSLRVLTRPGDLIAAESPTYYGLLQLADLLGLKVIEIPSDPATGMSLEALQLAANQWSIKALVLTTRLSNPLGGTMPEERQKQLLRLASDFDIQIVEDDIYGELMFEQGRTKSLKAYDRLDRVIYCSSFSKTLSPGVRIGWMIAGKYQQEIQRLQTFSTHSACSVTQMGIAAYLENGGYDRHLRYIRQEYRKNLSAFQLAVQQYFPEGTQMTRPTGGFILWVSLPGRVNTQELHVRALQQGISIAPGLIFSNTEQFNHCIRLNCGIPWNREAERALMTLGMLATQLCQETAGGI, from the coding sequence ATGACCAATCTCTTGCTCTACCAACGTATTGCTCAGCAACTGGCCGAAGACATCCGCCGTGGCGTCTATCAGCCAGGGGAGCGCGTGCCTTCGGTACGCAAGATGAGCTCGCAGCTCAACGTCAGCCATGCGACCGTGTTGCAGGCTTACGCCAACCTTGAGGATCAAGGGCTGATCCGCGCCCGGCCACAGTCCGGTTACTACGTACACCAGACGCCGGCCCTGACCGCGCCGACCCCGGATATTGCCCGGGTCGAGCGCCCCGGCCTGGTCACGCGCAGCAGCATCATTCAACAAGTGCTCGTCGAGTCGCGCCGCGAGGGTGTTTTTCCCTTGGGGGCGGCGGTGCCAAGCGTCGACTATCTGCCGGTCCGCGCCTTGCACCAGCAGTTGGCCAAAGTCACCCGTTTCCATAGCCCGCGGGCTTTCAGCTACATGTTCAGCCCCGGTTTCGAACCGTTGCGCCGGCAGGTGGCGATCCGCATGCGCGATGCTGGCGTTGTGGTCGACCCGTCCGAAGTGGTGATCACCCACGGTTGCGTTGACGCGTTGCAGATGTCACTGCGGGTGCTGACCCGGCCTGGCGATCTGATTGCAGCCGAATCACCGACCTATTATGGATTGCTGCAGCTGGCCGACCTGCTGGGCCTCAAAGTCATTGAAATCCCGAGCGACCCGGCGACGGGCATGAGTCTCGAAGCCCTGCAACTGGCCGCTAACCAGTGGTCGATCAAGGCGCTGGTACTGACCACTCGTCTGAGCAATCCATTGGGCGGCACCATGCCTGAAGAGCGGCAGAAACAACTGCTGCGCCTGGCTTCGGATTTCGATATCCAGATCGTCGAAGACGACATTTATGGCGAGCTGATGTTTGAGCAGGGGCGCACCAAGTCCCTGAAAGCCTATGACCGGCTGGATCGCGTGATTTATTGCTCAAGCTTCTCTAAAACCCTGTCACCGGGCGTGCGCATTGGCTGGATGATCGCCGGCAAGTATCAGCAGGAAATTCAGCGTTTGCAGACCTTCAGCACGCATTCGGCGTGCAGTGTCACGCAAATGGGGATCGCCGCTTACCTGGAGAACGGCGGTTACGACCGTCACCTGCGCTACATTCGTCAGGAATATCGCAAGAACCTCAGCGCGTTCCAGCTGGCCGTGCAGCAGTATTTCCCGGAAGGCACGCAAATGACCCGGCCTACCGGCGGTTTTATTCTATGGGTCAGTCTGCCGGGGCGGGTCAACACTCAGGAACTGCATGTGCGTGCTTTACAGCAGGGCATCAGCATTGCGCCGGGGTTGATTTTCAGTAATACCGAGCAGTTCAATCACTGCATTCGGCTGAACTGTGGCATACCGTGGAACCGTGAAGCCGAGCGTGCATTGATGACATTGGGAATGTTGGCGACTCAGCTTTGCCAGGAGACGGCCGGCGGCATTTGA
- a CDS encoding translation initiation factor 2 yields the protein MKPIYPAIWLSLCLLMTFHAEGVMGASVQEKPVASTSSKKAAPVKKVAPVKKKPTVKKRPPIASKSKSASEVVKTPLPPVKLDLSLPQGMVEELKPIGTVPLPRHDAVLPQMFGDKASSSPFQLNGRLLNNEMQLQRRNEERRDVEGAALDFEFKQ from the coding sequence ATGAAACCGATTTATCCTGCCATCTGGCTGTCGTTATGCCTGTTGATGACCTTTCACGCCGAAGGCGTCATGGGCGCTTCCGTTCAGGAAAAACCGGTAGCCAGTACATCCTCGAAGAAAGCAGCTCCTGTAAAAAAAGTCGCGCCGGTGAAAAAGAAGCCGACGGTGAAAAAGCGCCCGCCCATTGCCTCCAAGTCAAAATCGGCCAGCGAAGTGGTGAAAACCCCACTTCCTCCGGTCAAACTGGACTTGAGCTTGCCTCAAGGCATGGTTGAAGAGCTGAAGCCGATCGGCACGGTGCCGTTGCCCCGGCACGATGCGGTGTTGCCACAAATGTTTGGTGACAAGGCGAGCAGCAGCCCATTTCAGCTCAACGGCCGTCTGCTCAACAACGAAATGCAGTTGCAACGGCGTAACGAAGAACGCCGGGATGTCGAAGGCGCAGCACTGGATTTCGAGTTCAAGCAGTAA
- the csrA gene encoding carbon storage regulator CsrA: MLVLSRVVGEMISIGDNISVRILAVNGGSVRFGVEAPQNVNVHRAEVYERIQIKLAKNKGR; the protein is encoded by the coding sequence ATGCTTGTACTCAGCCGCGTTGTGGGCGAGATGATTTCCATCGGTGACAACATTTCCGTGCGCATTCTTGCCGTCAACGGAGGGAGTGTGCGTTTCGGCGTCGAAGCCCCCCAAAACGTCAATGTGCATCGCGCCGAAGTCTATGAGCGCATCCAGATCAAACTGGCCAAAAACAAGGGGCGTTGA
- a CDS encoding SDR family oxidoreductase encodes MQNRMMITGAGSGLGREIALRWAREGWQLALSDVSEPGLQETLKLVKEAGGDGFIQRCDVRDYSQLTAFAQACEEKLGGIDVIVNNAGVASGGFFSELSLEDWDWQIAINLMGVVKGCKAFLPLLEKSKGKIINIASMAALMQGPAMSNYNVAKAGVVALSESLLIELAQQEVGVHVVCPSFFQTNLLDSFRGPTPAMKAQVGKLLESSPITATDIADYIYEHVAAGEFMILPHEQGRMAWALKQKNPQLLYNEMTVMADKMRAKAKQNAG; translated from the coding sequence ATGCAAAATCGCATGATGATCACTGGCGCAGGCTCAGGCCTGGGTCGCGAAATCGCGCTGCGCTGGGCGCGTGAAGGCTGGCAGCTGGCCTTGTCGGATGTCAGCGAGCCTGGCCTGCAAGAGACCCTCAAGCTGGTCAAGGAAGCCGGCGGTGACGGGTTTATCCAGCGTTGCGATGTGCGCGATTACAGCCAGCTGACGGCCTTCGCCCAAGCGTGCGAAGAGAAACTGGGCGGCATCGATGTCATCGTCAACAACGCGGGTGTGGCCTCGGGCGGTTTCTTCAGTGAGCTGTCGCTTGAAGATTGGGATTGGCAGATCGCGATCAACCTGATGGGCGTGGTCAAGGGCTGCAAGGCTTTCCTGCCGCTGTTGGAAAAAAGCAAAGGCAAGATCATCAACATCGCGTCGATGGCCGCCCTGATGCAAGGCCCGGCCATGAGCAACTACAACGTGGCCAAAGCCGGCGTCGTTGCATTGTCCGAAAGCTTGCTGATCGAATTGGCGCAGCAGGAAGTGGGCGTGCATGTGGTCTGTCCTTCGTTCTTCCAGACCAACTTGCTCGACTCCTTCCGCGGCCCGACCCCGGCCATGAAAGCCCAGGTCGGCAAACTACTGGAAAGTTCGCCGATCACCGCGACCGACATTGCCGATTATATCTACGAGCACGTCGCCGCCGGTGAGTTCATGATCCTGCCCCACGAACAGGGCCGCATGGCGTGGGCGCTCAAGCAGAAGAACCCACAACTGCTCTACAACGAAATGACCGTCATGGCCGACAAAATGCGCGCCAAGGCCAAACAAAACGCTGGCTGA
- a CDS encoding START domain-containing protein has product MGSLHRMAVLCGLTVVLATSAAHAEDWKVAKNEDGIKVSLSEVAGSDYKAYQGVTMMKTTVAKLRALQEDVAGACAWIHDCKTQKLLKHEGDQNWTYTQFNTPWPVTPRDSVLHVTTTEGADGSLTRKLEGVPKYIPEEKGFVRVTKVDGFWKFVPKGDQVEVTYQVHTEPGGSIPSMVANKFVVDAPFNTLKALKERAEK; this is encoded by the coding sequence ATGGGTTCGCTGCATCGTATGGCTGTGCTGTGTGGTTTGACGGTGGTGCTGGCCACCTCGGCGGCACACGCCGAAGACTGGAAAGTTGCCAAGAACGAAGACGGTATCAAAGTATCCCTGAGTGAAGTGGCCGGCTCTGACTACAAGGCCTATCAAGGCGTTACGATGATGAAGACCACCGTCGCCAAACTGCGTGCACTGCAGGAAGACGTGGCCGGCGCCTGCGCCTGGATTCACGACTGCAAGACCCAGAAACTGCTCAAGCACGAAGGCGATCAGAATTGGACCTACACCCAGTTCAATACGCCATGGCCGGTAACTCCGCGTGATTCGGTATTGCATGTCACCACCACTGAAGGCGCCGACGGCAGCCTGACTCGCAAACTCGAAGGCGTGCCGAAGTACATTCCGGAAGAAAAAGGTTTCGTGCGGGTCACCAAGGTCGACGGTTTCTGGAAGTTCGTACCCAAGGGTGACCAGGTTGAAGTGACCTATCAGGTGCACACCGAGCCAGGCGGCAGCATCCCGTCGATGGTGGCCAACAAGTTCGTGGTCGATGCACCATTCAACACGCTCAAAGCCCTGAAGGAACGCGCCGAGAAGTAA
- a CDS encoding YheU family protein, whose protein sequence is MLIPYDQLEVDTLTRLIEDFVTRDGTDNGDDTPLETRVLRVRQALTKGQALIVFDPDSEQCQLMLKHDVPKHLFD, encoded by the coding sequence ATGCTGATTCCCTACGACCAACTTGAAGTCGATACCCTGACCCGCCTGATCGAGGATTTCGTGACCCGTGACGGGACGGACAACGGCGATGACACGCCGCTGGAAACCCGCGTATTACGCGTCCGCCAGGCGCTGACCAAGGGTCAGGCACTGATTGTCTTCGATCCGGACAGCGAGCAATGCCAGTTGATGCTCAAGCATGATGTGCCCAAGCATCTGTTCGACTGA
- a CDS encoding YkgJ family cysteine cluster protein, protein MKCREGCGACCIAPSISSPIPGMPNGKAAGERCIQLSVDNLCRLFGMPERPAVCSAFAADVEVCGSSSDEAIKLLGWWEQETAA, encoded by the coding sequence ATGAAGTGCCGTGAAGGCTGTGGCGCCTGTTGCATTGCCCCTTCCATCAGTTCGCCGATTCCCGGCATGCCCAATGGCAAAGCCGCTGGCGAACGTTGTATCCAGCTATCGGTCGATAACTTGTGTCGCCTGTTCGGAATGCCGGAGCGTCCGGCGGTCTGCTCGGCATTTGCAGCCGATGTCGAAGTCTGCGGAAGCAGCAGTGACGAAGCGATCAAGTTGTTGGGTTGGTGGGAGCAAGAAACGGCGGCGTGA